One Solanum lycopersicum chromosome 2, SLM_r2.1 genomic region harbors:
- the LOC138341656 gene encoding uncharacterized mitochondrial protein AtMg00860-like — MDIPKGYYQVRIAEGDELKTVHAISQGKLRMDEAKIRAIQEWEAATKMTELLSFHGLANYYRRSISSYSDKASPLTELLKNNKPWAWSKECQKAFEDLKAAISKEPVLRLPDFSKTLERHTDAS; from the exons ATGGATATCCCGAAAGGCTACTACCAAGTGCGCATCGCAGAGGGAGATGAGCTGAAGACAG TCCATGCCATTAGCCAGGGAAAACTACGGATGGACGAGGCAAAGATCCGAGCGATTCAGGAGTGGGAGGCGGCCACGAAGATGACCGAGTTGCTATCATTTCATGGACTTGCGAACTATTATCGGAGGTCCATCAGTAGCTACTCCGATAAAGCCTCTCCACTGACCGAGTTGTTAAAGAACAATAAGCCGTGGGCTTGGAGCAAGGAGTGCCAAAAAGCGTTCGAAGATCTCAAGGCCGCAATATCGAAGGAGCCGGTATTGAGGCTGCCCGATTTCTCCAAGACCTTAGAAAGACATACGGATGCCTCATAA